The Acinetobacter chinensis genomic sequence ATTCCTACAGCGGTACATTATCCAATTCCACTGAATAAACAGCCTGCTGTTGCAAATGATGCTGTTTTACCTGTTGGTGATGCAATTGCTGAACGTGTGATGAGTTTGCCGATGCATCCTTACTTGACTGTAGAAGCTCAAGAAAAAATTGTTGCAGCACTTTTGAGTAAATAAGTAGTGAAAAGCCTTCTTGAAAAAGTTAATGCAAAGTTAAATGCGCAAGGGGGCTTTTTAAAGGCTGTATCTGTGTTGGTTGGTGGTACAGCATTTGCCCAATTGATAGGATTTTTGTGCTTACCAATTTTGACACGTTTGTATACTCCTGAAGACTATTCTGTCTTGGGTGTATATGTTGCTATTGTTTCAATTTTTGCCGTAATTTCATGTTTAAGGTTTGATATTGCTATTCCAATACCGGAAAATGAAAGTGACGGGAAAGCTTTATTATTATTATCATTACTTAGTAATATTATTCTCACCATTATTCTTTATATATTTCTTATAATAAGTCATCCATATATTCAAAAATATAAAATAATTGATCAATTATCTTACTGGATTTGGTTGATTCCACTTGGTGTTTTTGTTTCAGGGTTATATTCTGCATTACAATATTGGACAACACGTCATAAAAGATTTAAAGATATTTCTCAAACACGAATGACTCAAGCAGTTTTGGGTAATGGGGTAAGCCTTTCAACTGGGTTGGTTTGGGGGGGATTTTGGGGTTTAATATTAGGGCAAATTTTAAACTTTTCTGGCGGAATATTTAAATTGGCAGCCGATGCTAAGAAAGATTTAAGAAAAGTGAAGAGTGCATCAATAAAAAAGACTTTTCATAAATATAGTAAATTTCCTAAATATTCAACTTTTGAAGCATTAGCAAACTCAAGTGCAATTCAGTTGCCATTGATAGTTATAGCAGGTTTTTTAGCTGGCTCTGAGGTTGGTTATTTAATGATGGCAATGAAGCTTTTGGGTGTGCCTATGACATTAATTGGAAGTTCAATGTCACAGGTTTATTTGTCGCAAGCTCCACATTATTATATAAATGGAGGATTATATGATTATACAATTTCTATTCTAATTAAAATATTTAAAATTATCATTATCCCTTTTGTTTTATTGGCTTTAATTAGTTCTTTTATATTTGATTTTATTTTTGGGATTGAGTGGGCGGGTTTGGGTAAGTATATTTTAATAATGATACCGTGGTATTTTATGCAAATTTTATCATCACCCATTTCAATGGCGTTGCATATCGTTGGCTTTCAAAAAATTGCTTTAATTTTACAAGTTTTTGGTTTTCTAATTCGTGTCGGTGTTTTATTTGCTTTAGCATGGATTGGGAGTGAATTTGTTATTGATTATTATATTTTCTCAGGTTTTTTATTTTATTTTATTTATATGCTTGTTGTGATTTGGGCTGTAAAAAAAAGAGGTATTTAATAGAGTGATATTGTTTAAATATATATTTAATTTGAAAATTGGAAGAGAATCAAATGTTTGAATTTTTGTTCGTAATTCTTTTTTTTCTATTCCCGGTTTTAGCACTATATGTGTATAAATATATATTTAAAGAAAGTATTCTTAAGGTTGGAATTTTAAATTTTCTTTTAATTAGCATTTTTGTCTTTGCATATATAGGGATAATATTTTTATTTTTCCATATGGATCCGTTGAGAGTTTCAAATGGAGTCATTGATAGGGAAACTATATTCTTGGTTTGGTTTTTTTCCTCACTATCAATTTTTTTTATAATGCTAGGAGGAGGGGTTGCTAAAAAAACTTTATCTTTAGCTGATTCACATTTTTCTATTGAAAGAATAAAAAAAATTAATAATATTCAAAGATTAAAATCATACATATTCATTGTTATCGGGATTGTTTTTCTTTATCTCTATATTAAAGCTGTTCCTGAAATTGCTATTTTTAATATTTTTTCTTTTGAAAGTAAAAGTGGAATACAAAGCTTAAGAAGTGATATGGGGAATAATTTTGAAGGTTCATATTTTTTATACAGTATTTTTATGGAAGATATTTTAAAATTTCTATTATTCTCTTTCTATGCACAATGGTTGGTTTTTCATAATAAAAAAGATTTATATGTTGTCTTATTCTTGTTTGTAGTTAATGGATTTATTGCATTAATGGCTACAGAAAAAGCCCCTTTAATTTGGTTAATTGTAGGAATGTTTTTAGTAAATACGATTATTTGTAGGAAGGGTTTAATTCCTATTAAATCAATATTCAAAATTTCAATTCCAATATTTTCTATATTAATATGTATGTATATGTTTTTTATGAAAAGTTTGTCGGTGTCGGATGCTTTTAACTCAGTATTATCTAGAACTTTTACAGGAAGTATTACACCAGCATATTTTTATTTGGAATTATTTCCTGAACATTATGATTTTCTTTATGGGAAAAGTTTTCCTAATCCAAAGGGAATATTTCCATATGAGCCTGTTAGGCTAACCGTATTGGTTATGAATTGGGTAAACCCTCAGTTAGAACAATTAGGAATTGTTGGAACTATGCCAACAGTTTATTGGGCAGAGATTTACGCTAATTTCGGCCCAATTTTTATTGCACCATTTTCATTTTTTATAGGTTTTGTTTTAAGAATTCTAGATAGCATTATTTTGAAATTTAGAGAGCTTCCTATCGGAGCAGGTTACTATGTGTGGGTGATTTTGTATTTTAGATCGTTGTCAGTTACAAGTTTTTCTAATTTTATATTAAATATTACTCTTATTATAATCACGTTAGTTTTTGTTT encodes the following:
- a CDS encoding lipopolysaccharide biosynthesis protein — translated: MKSLLEKVNAKLNAQGGFLKAVSVLVGGTAFAQLIGFLCLPILTRLYTPEDYSVLGVYVAIVSIFAVISCLRFDIAIPIPENESDGKALLLLSLLSNIILTIILYIFLIISHPYIQKYKIIDQLSYWIWLIPLGVFVSGLYSALQYWTTRHKRFKDISQTRMTQAVLGNGVSLSTGLVWGGFWGLILGQILNFSGGIFKLAADAKKDLRKVKSASIKKTFHKYSKFPKYSTFEALANSSAIQLPLIVIAGFLAGSEVGYLMMAMKLLGVPMTLIGSSMSQVYLSQAPHYYINGGLYDYTISILIKIFKIIIIPFVLLALISSFIFDFIFGIEWAGLGKYILIMIPWYFMQILSSPISMALHIVGFQKIALILQVFGFLIRVGVLFALAWIGSEFVIDYYIFSGFLFYFIYMLVVIWAVKKRGI
- a CDS encoding O-antigen polymerase; amino-acid sequence: MFEFLFVILFFLFPVLALYVYKYIFKESILKVGILNFLLISIFVFAYIGIIFLFFHMDPLRVSNGVIDRETIFLVWFFSSLSIFFIMLGGGVAKKTLSLADSHFSIERIKKINNIQRLKSYIFIVIGIVFLYLYIKAVPEIAIFNIFSFESKSGIQSLRSDMGNNFEGSYFLYSIFMEDILKFLLFSFYAQWLVFHNKKDLYVVLFLFVVNGFIALMATEKAPLIWLIVGMFLVNTIICRKGLIPIKSIFKISIPIFSILICMYMFFMKSLSVSDAFNSVLSRTFTGSITPAYFYLELFPEHYDFLYGKSFPNPKGIFPYEPVRLTVLVMNWVNPQLEQLGIVGTMPTVYWAEIYANFGPIFIAPFSFFIGFVLRILDSIILKFRELPIGAGYYVWVILYFRSLSVTSFSNFILNITLIIITLVFVFISMKKLKLSYVR